In Cryptomeria japonica chromosome 10, Sugi_1.0, whole genome shotgun sequence, a genomic segment contains:
- the LOC131040880 gene encoding germin-like protein 9-3 has protein sequence MAILVAFSSVGVIYASDPDILTDFVVPAGQNPLNLTGNFFTFTGFRDVGNNNLTGQTAVKVTKAVAAEFPALNGLGVSMAVLQFPVGGLNPPHTHPRASELLYLVDGTLLVGVVDTTGKLFTQTLISGDLFVFPKGLLHYQLNTDAAFEALAVSAFGSANAGTVSVPSTLFTTGIPDDVLAKSFKTNTQTIELLKAGLKSP, from the coding sequence ATGGCGATTTTAGTGGCATTCAGTAGTGTTGGCGTAATCTACGCCTCCGATCCTGACATTCTCACCGATTTCGTTGTTCCGGCTGGGCAGAACCCACTTAATTTGACTGGCAATTTCTTCACTTTCACGGGATTCCGAGATGTGGGAAACAACAATTTAACGGGGCAGACAGCAGTAAAAGTGACGAAGGCGGTGGCGGCAGAGTTTCCGGCGCTGAACGGGTTGGGCGTGTCAATGGCGGTGCTGCAGTTCCCTGTGGGCGGACTGAACCCTCCTCACACTCATCCCCGCGCTTCTGAACTTCTGTATCTTGTGGACGGAACTCTCCTTGTTGGAGTTGTGGACACCACGGGAAAGCTCTTCACACAGACCCTCATTTCAGGGGATTTATTTGTGTTTCCGAAAGGACTGCTCCATTACCAACTGAACACAGATGCTGCCTTCGAGGCCTTGGCTGTTTCTGCCTTTGGGAGCGCCAATGCAGGCACCGTGTCAGTCCCTTCTACTCTCTTCACAACCGGTATCCCCGACGATGTTCTGGCCAAATCATTCAAGACAAACACACAGACTATCGAGCTGCTCAAGGCTGGCCTTAAAAGCCCCTGA
- the LOC131040879 gene encoding germin-like protein 9-3, translating to MRRAGVRVLGDSNGGDDEEDNDADGWIIFIRMRLDVGLRSVVWLLCGWSIWMGVPWSRTQEDVVGEGAVRVSDWIEDFPIELAQSSLEVKVDGVGDDLSSIEVKVDAAVETEKCCWEADDVLSLDCLGAKTDLHTGFLPYSPIEVERMRKEMEFNGASLITILVVLSSVGAIYASNPDILTDFIVPAGQNPLNLTGSFFTSTGFRDVLKSNLTGQTAVKVMKALRAEFPALNGLVVSMAVLQFPAGGLNPPHTHPHASKLLFLVDGSLLVGVVDTTRKLFTQTLTKGDLFVFPKGLLHYQLNTDADNEALAIFAFGSANAGTVLVPSTLFTTGIPNDVLAKSFRTNTQTIELLKGGLKST from the exons ATGAGGAGAGCGGGAGTGAGGGTTTTAGGAGATTCTAATGGTGGAGATGATGAAGAGGATAATGACGCTGATGGTTGGATCATTTTCATCAGGATGCGCTTGGATGTTGGGCTACGCTCTGTGGTCTGGTTGTTATGCGGTTGGAGTATTTGGATGGGGGTGCCTTGGTCTAGGACACAAGAGGATGTTGTTGGCGAAGGGGCTGTTAGAGTTTCTGATTGGATTGAGG ATTTTCCTATAGAGTTGGCCCAATCTTCTTTAGAGGTGAAGGTGGATGGTGTTGGAGATGacctatcttctattgaggtgaAGGTGGATGCTGCAGTTGAGACTGAGAAATGTTGTTGGGAAGCTGATGATGTGTTGTCTCTTGACTGTTTGGGAGCAAAGACTGATCTTCATACTGGTTTCCTTCCttattctcctattgaggtggagaggatgAGG AAAGAGATGGAATTTAATGGAGCTTCATTGATTACAATTTTAGTGGTACTCAGTAGTGTTGGCGCAATCTACGCATCTAATCCTGATATTCTCACTGATTTCATTGTTCCGGCTGGGCAGAACCCACTTAATTTGACTGGCAGTTTCTTCACTTCCACGGGATTTCGAGATGTGCTAAAAAGCAATTTAACAGGGCAGACAGCagtaaaagtgatgaaggcattgAGGGCAGAGTTTCCGGCGCTAAATGGGTTGGTCGTGTCAATGGCGGTGCTGCAGTTCCCGGCGGGCGGACTGAACCCTCCTCACACTCACCCCCATGCTTCAAAACTTCTATTTCTTGTGGATGGATCTCTCCTCGTTGGAGTTGTAGACACCACGAGAAAGCTGTTCACGCAAACCCTCACTAAAGGGGATTTATTTGTGTTTCCAAAAGGACTCCTCCATTACCAACTGAACACGGATGCTGACAACGAGGCCTTGGCTATTTTTGCATTTGGAAGCGCCAATGCAGGGACTGTGTTAGTCCCTTCTACTCTCTTCACAACCGGTATCCCCAACGATGTTCTGGCCAAATCATTTAGGACAAACACACAGACTATCGAGCTGCTCAAGGGTGGCCTTAAAAGTACCTGA